A window of Pirellula sp. SH-Sr6A contains these coding sequences:
- a CDS encoding ADP-ribosylglycohydrolase family protein: MASSSRREKSVEGMILGCAIGEALAIPRDRMPRRRALKIFGATPIRFQFQPGVGVPAERTHGLLMTIQAMLESRADYRAFGRKLQRRLSWYRISFPIRTLGRSLRPALALTDRLAMPKGLAGDPLIRSVSISLLIQGSQHALPWIEQSTRISLRDSRAEEACLLIAHATQLAQMMDPGETPLSPIDAFAKLEGMTEDNELRQGLERLRGFWKKGLSVGRAAKGMGWGEGIPSDLRAIALIAIYAWLRHPNRFRLAVERTVLLGGECSSAAALVGALSGTTLGKRGIPPEWLKRISLFPHDRHWREDLINRVKDWPHGVEDIQKARSQPSRILGQLLRNASFSLFKLIHLAIRIPSRLVPYR, encoded by the coding sequence GTGGCTAGCTCAAGCCGCCGTGAAAAGTCGGTCGAGGGGATGATTCTGGGATGTGCAATAGGTGAAGCGTTGGCGATCCCCCGTGACCGAATGCCACGCCGCCGAGCTCTCAAGATTTTCGGGGCAACTCCAATCCGTTTCCAGTTTCAACCTGGTGTTGGCGTTCCAGCGGAGCGAACACATGGCTTGTTGATGACGATCCAAGCCATGTTGGAATCCCGGGCAGACTACCGAGCCTTTGGTCGCAAGCTGCAGCGTCGATTGAGTTGGTATCGCATTTCCTTTCCCATTCGAACGCTCGGGAGATCGCTGCGTCCCGCTCTTGCTTTGACCGATAGACTCGCTATGCCGAAGGGATTGGCGGGCGATCCTCTGATTCGGAGTGTTTCGATCAGCCTGTTGATCCAAGGTTCTCAGCATGCTCTTCCTTGGATTGAACAAAGCACTCGCATTTCCCTGCGCGACAGCAGGGCTGAAGAAGCTTGCTTGCTCATTGCCCATGCAACGCAGCTCGCACAGATGATGGACCCGGGCGAGACTCCCCTTTCCCCCATCGATGCTTTTGCGAAGCTGGAGGGAATGACCGAAGACAATGAACTAAGACAAGGCCTTGAGCGGTTGCGAGGATTTTGGAAAAAGGGGTTGAGCGTCGGCCGAGCCGCCAAGGGGATGGGTTGGGGGGAAGGGATCCCGAGCGACCTTCGCGCTATTGCGCTGATTGCGATTTACGCTTGGCTGCGACATCCGAATCGATTCCGACTGGCCGTCGAGCGAACGGTCCTCTTAGGAGGCGAATGCTCATCAGCCGCAGCCTTGGTCGGAGCACTGAGCGGCACGACCCTTGGAAAGCGAGGCATTCCGCCCGAATGGCTCAAACGGATCAGTTTGTTCCCGCATGACAGGCACTGGCGGGAGGATCTGATCAATCGGGTCAAAGACTGGCCTCACGGCGTCGAGGATATTCAAAAAGCGCGTTCTCAGCCCTCTCGCATCCTCGGACAGCTGCTTCGAAACGCCTCTTTTTCGTTGTTCAAACTCATTCATCTTGCGATTCGCATCCCCTCGAGGCTCGTCCCCTACCGGTAG
- a CDS encoding intradiol ring-cleavage dioxygenase, with protein sequence MANSRRLFLRAASGSGLLGILSARNGWGHDRVSTPSQTKGPFYPIPEIEKQPFFDFDLTRRDDKSPVADGEIIAIGGKVVSHSERPLSKTIVEVWQACKTGRYNHPQDSNDRPMDPNFQYWGRLVTGDDGAFRFKTILPGKYPGRTPHIHFRVVSPDRPELITQLYFGQFEEWNRKDGIYMSLNVAQRDAVTAHLEKKPVDPTKKEGEQLLTGDFTIVLGPLSDSKSTQPM encoded by the coding sequence ATGGCGAACTCCAGACGTCTTTTCCTCCGAGCAGCATCCGGTAGCGGATTGCTGGGAATCCTTTCTGCACGGAATGGTTGGGGACACGATCGTGTTTCGACACCTAGCCAAACGAAGGGTCCCTTCTACCCGATCCCCGAAATCGAAAAACAACCCTTTTTCGATTTCGACCTCACACGCCGGGATGACAAGTCTCCGGTAGCCGATGGCGAGATCATCGCAATCGGCGGAAAAGTTGTCAGCCACTCCGAACGCCCTCTCTCGAAAACCATCGTCGAGGTGTGGCAAGCGTGCAAGACGGGACGCTACAACCACCCACAGGATAGCAACGATCGCCCGATGGACCCTAACTTCCAGTACTGGGGAAGATTGGTGACCGGGGACGACGGGGCCTTTCGATTCAAAACCATTCTACCGGGCAAATATCCAGGCAGAACCCCGCATATTCACTTCCGAGTCGTTTCTCCCGATCGCCCGGAACTGATCACCCAACTCTACTTTGGGCAATTCGAGGAATGGAATCGCAAAGACGGGATCTACATGTCGCTCAACGTCGCACAACGGGATGCCGTCACGGCACACCTTGAGAAAAAGCCGGTCGACCCAACTAAAAAAGAGGGCGAGCAACTACTCACCGGAGACTTTACGATCGTTCTCGGGCCTCTGAGCGATTCCAAATCGACCCAACCCATGTGA
- a CDS encoding Gfo/Idh/MocA family protein: protein MKTSTAVAATTSVAASSFARSVHAGEDNTIRVALIGCGGRGSGAAANALSVDNGPIELVAMADVFDYKLKQCYESLNKQFQDKVKVPDDQKFIDFEGYKKAIDCLRPGDIAIMATPPAFRWVQFEYAISKGVNVFMEKPVTVDGPSSVKMLELAKKSIEKNLKVGIGLMCRHCDARRELYRRIQDGQIGDILMMRAYRMAGPTGSAATTKKPEGMSELLYQINRFHGFLWASGGAYSDFLIHNIDECCWMKDAWPVKAAASGGRHYRNDDVDQNFDTYSVEYTFADGTKLLLNGRTIPGCKNEFASYAHGTKGSAVISTAAHTPAKCRIYSGQNIGKRSELVWEFPQPEKSPYQLEWDHLVAAIRDNEPYNEVERGVQASVVTSMGRMAAHTGQEITYDDMLNCKHEFAPGIEKLTFDSPAPLQPLANGLYPVPQPGIVTDQEYQS from the coding sequence ATGAAGACCTCGACAGCGGTGGCCGCGACAACGAGCGTGGCCGCGTCGAGTTTCGCTCGTAGCGTGCATGCTGGCGAAGACAACACCATCCGCGTTGCATTGATCGGGTGTGGAGGCCGAGGATCGGGCGCCGCAGCGAATGCGTTGTCGGTCGACAATGGACCGATCGAGTTGGTCGCGATGGCGGATGTCTTCGACTACAAGCTGAAGCAATGTTATGAGAGTTTGAACAAGCAATTCCAAGACAAAGTGAAGGTGCCGGACGATCAGAAGTTCATTGACTTCGAAGGCTACAAGAAAGCGATCGATTGCCTTCGCCCGGGTGATATCGCCATCATGGCAACCCCACCGGCTTTTCGTTGGGTGCAGTTTGAGTATGCAATTTCGAAGGGGGTCAATGTCTTCATGGAGAAACCCGTCACGGTCGACGGTCCTTCCAGTGTGAAGATGCTTGAACTCGCCAAGAAGTCCATTGAGAAGAACCTCAAGGTGGGGATCGGTCTGATGTGCCGTCATTGCGACGCACGGCGCGAGCTCTACAGGCGGATTCAGGACGGCCAAATCGGTGATATCCTCATGATGCGGGCCTACCGAATGGCAGGACCCACGGGTTCGGCAGCGACGACGAAGAAGCCGGAAGGGATGAGCGAGTTGCTTTACCAGATCAATCGCTTTCACGGCTTTCTCTGGGCCAGCGGTGGAGCCTACAGCGATTTCTTGATCCACAACATCGACGAGTGCTGCTGGATGAAGGATGCTTGGCCTGTCAAAGCTGCAGCCTCGGGTGGTCGTCATTATCGCAACGACGACGTCGACCAAAACTTTGACACCTATTCGGTTGAGTACACGTTCGCGGACGGCACCAAACTCCTTCTGAACGGCCGGACGATTCCTGGATGCAAGAATGAGTTCGCCAGCTATGCGCACGGGACCAAAGGCTCCGCGGTGATTTCCACCGCAGCTCATACCCCGGCCAAGTGCCGCATTTACAGCGGACAGAATATTGGCAAACGAAGCGAGTTGGTTTGGGAGTTCCCTCAGCCCGAGAAGAGCCCATACCAACTGGAGTGGGACCACTTGGTCGCCGCCATTCGCGACAACGAACCGTACAACGAAGTCGAGCGCGGTGTTCAAGCGTCGGTGGTCACCAGCATGGGACGTATGGCAGCTCACACCGGGCAAGAGATCACGTACGACGATATGCTCAATTGCAAGCACGAGTTTGCACCGGGAATCGAGAAACTGACGTTCGATAGCCCAGCTCCCTTGCAGCCACTCGCGAACGGCTTATACCCCGTTCCGCAGCCTGGGATCGTCACGGATCAAGAGTATCAAAGCTAG